The Eleginops maclovinus isolate JMC-PN-2008 ecotype Puerto Natales chromosome 6, JC_Emac_rtc_rv5, whole genome shotgun sequence DNA segment AAGTTCAACAAAGTCAAACACTGACCTTTGACTCACCATCCAGTGTTGGATCAGATATGCCAATCTTTCAACCGCACACCCTGTTCCAGTGCTCTGAAGAATTCCTTCCAGTTTTACTCTTAAGTCACCAGGTGTTGTTATCATCAGCACCTGACTGGCTTTGCTCAGAGTGGCAACAACAGTCAGCCAGCCTCCGTTTCTAAGAGTGGCAGTCCAATCAGGTAGAGCTTGTTATCTGCCAAGTAACTGTCATTTTCCCGACAtagtttatggtctcaatcgCTAGTTTAAGTAGGAGTAGTATACCGGTTTCACAACCTTCATACTCTATGTTAAGGCACACATACACGGTTAGGTTAGGTTCATTCCTGTGTATTTTTAGATCATGAAAGTTCATTGTAACATTTGCTCTCCTAAAAAGGTCGTAGTACTTGTTCCAACGTCTTATGTCTCATAAGTTATGGTTAAAGTTCGGAATTTACCATGTTTTGGTTATGTTTATCCAGCAGCGAGTCTTGTAAAAGTTTTGCAAATCGAGGGTTAGAATACACACAATCAGGAAAATTCAAATTTCAATGGTTAGAAACTGTTGTTGGTGACTTTCATTTTCTTAAGACATGCTCTTGCGCTGTACAACTCCGGAGATACCACCACCAAACTCAAATTAAGATTAAGTTTACAGGCCTGGGCCAGCTTTGGTCAGCTCCTCACCTGCCTTGAATAAGACAACATGGTGGAGATGCATCGTTTATTGACTTACATTaggttacatttcatttagctgacgcttttatccaaagagactTGCAATTTATAAGTTGTcttgtatttacattatttttaatttcctccTTAAACTTGTTTAACGTGATATGACCACCTAAACACCTGGTTGGTTAAGAGAGAACATATCATGAATCACATTACAGACGTGCAGGAATTACACCAGACTGatagtgtgttgtttttatgtatttgattattaagcacactggaaaaaaaatacatgtttgtttactgtatttCACCTCCTTTACACTGCTTTGCTGGGAATACTTTACCTCATCTGCCTCTTTTTGTGAAAAGCCTGAGAGTCCATAAGAGGATGGAGGGAAACCAGTCAAAGACCACGTAGTGAACCATGTGGGTGATGGGATGAGTGTGTTCTACCCATCTTAACCTTTCTTCAAGCCAGGCTAATCCTCCCAAGGTTAAGGGCGCCGATTTCTCAAAGAGCAAATTCCTACATCAGAAAACAAACTACCGCTGATCAATTTCTCAATGACCTTCTTCATATCCCTTGTCGTCACTGTATCACCTAATCATATATTGCTTTTTACAACAGTTTGTTTAAGGCTGGTGGCCCTTGTTGACAGTTATATGGGTCAGCAGGAATCCCATAGAGTGACGTATGAGCACCTTTTTTATCACTCTGCTTTACTGACCTGGTAAAAGGTGAAACCTATGACCTAATTTCAACGACTCAGCAGGCTGAAGTGCTTTACCTTCACTATGATCCATTTACAACATGATTGACATTTGACGTTCTTGATATTTATGGCTTTTAAACTGTCATGTACCTCTTTCTCtattaaaatgttgaatctCAAATTATAGCTTGGAGAGATATTAGTAAATACGTCCTTCCTTGATATAATTGGTAACCTTTttagttgttttcctttttgaatcCAACCAAAGAATCTAAATGACGCGGAGGAAATTGTgagtttattaaatgtattgctgtgatttttgtatttatttctaaaataataattgacCCACTTCCTCCCTGAGTGGGCGTCTAGGTCTGGACATCTTTGACGGCAACCAAAGCTCTTGATCTTGTACTGGACACTGACAGCTTGAGACCATTTGAGAAAGGATTAGCTAATATTATCCAAGGTTTAACGTACTGAATTAGCCTACATCCCCATTGCTGTAGAGTAGGCTTCCTGCCAACAGCAACAAAGGAACAAAATTGCCGAATCATCAAGGTAAAAACCAAGCCCAGCTGTCTAGTTGGAGGAAAGTGCCTCAACAGTGAAATACAAAAGCAATTCAATTCTGTTTATGTACATATGTAGGCAATCTAATActacaattacaataaaatcaGACtacagatttatatttaaagctaATTAATGTTTACACAGAAAACATACTGTTTGCCAAATGGCTCTCCTCATCCAGGTGTTTGTAGTATTACTGTCTCAGGTGTATTACAAAGCTCCTCGCTTTATTCTTAGTTCTGTCACATCATTAAAGACATGTTCCTTAGGCTTTTCTAAGTGTTGACTGACTTTAACAAACACTGCTACACTGTAACCTGACATTGGAAACATATGTTTGAGTACTGTAGGAATAGTACAAAATGATCCTTTATTGGTTTTACCaagttcagttttattttctattttgcatttgaatgtatttcttttaaaattgtatGCTGTCTATCGactaaaagaaacagaataagAGTACTCGATGGTAATAgctcagttcagtgaaaattacatttttgattacCTTACGATCCCAACATTTTGCAAACACCTTCAAGTACTCCCAATCATAGGAATATGTCCAAATGACCAGTTATCAAAGCTTGATACATTTGTTTGAGTTTGATCCCGCCACAGGGTCCATGAGCAAGATGATGAATCCCAAATTGCTCCcaacataaaacatgtgatTGTGGGTGGGAATGTTTATCAAGCCTTATGAGCGGGTGGCacattgtatttgtgtgtaaatgGGTGTCTGCTGACTTGTATTGTAGGGATGGTAAGTGGCTGTTAAGACTAGATTTAGTTATTGTAAAGTGGTGGTCACTTTGCAGACAGATTAGGAGTAATCTCTCTGGAGTATCTGCTTTGTTGAGACTGTGAGGAGGAAagtgaagaagatgatgatgccATATCGTAGATCTTCAACACATTGACATTTTCAGAGAAAATATGTCATCATTATTGTGCTCAAGGCTCCAAAGATATATCATTGTTATCTTATCAAATGGTACGATATCATGTGTAAACCAAAGTTTTTCTCAATGTTCATAAGAGGATACTACAAAAACTATAATGACAGTTGtgttaaaggtgtgtttgtctTGCAGTTTCTGCATCTTTGACTCTCCCACCATTAAATGCATAGTCAAAGATGCCATGGGACCACTGTTTGAGACTACTGAGCACCATGAACAAATATAGAGGGCTACAAAGCCTCTTAGGACAGGGCCCGCTTACGATTCCCTTTCCGTGCACAGCATCCTTGAATAGTCCATACAAAGATCCTTAAGCCAAAATCCCTCCCTGGTCTTTAATTCTAAATGAGTAATTACTgggtgtgtcagtgtgtcttaGGTTTGCAGGTAGTCTGGATGAAGGGGCTCATTTGCTCGCCTGCTCTGGAGCGAATTGCACTCACGCACATTCTGAAAGACGCTTACGGTATCCGTGGGGAGCCGTTGAAGAACCCAGTCACTTAGGGGAGAAGACCACTTACAGCCGCCAAGATGTGTGACATGGGGGGACTGGATAACCTGGTGGCCAACACGGCCTACCTAAAAGCCCAGGGTGGTGATGacaaggagatgaaaaaacgcCGCCGCAGCTTGGCTCTCCCCAAGCCGGAGAATTGTGCTGCAGTGAGAACCTCCCTTGAAAAGGATTTTTCATTGCTTTGTGAAAGGCAGCCTATTGGCAAAAAAATCTTCCGTGAATTTTTGGCAAATAACCCTGAGTTTAAGCTTGCTGCTGATTTTCTGGATGACCTTTATGACTGGGATCTGGCTGAAGGTCCACCAAAAGACAAGGCACGTCAAGCCATCATGACGAAGTATTGTAAGGCTGATTCCAAGAATTACCTAGCTTTTCTTACCGGGGAGCCGGCTGACAAATGCAAGGCTGTGACAGATGCCACGTTTGAAGAGGTGATGAAAGGCAAAGTCCAGGAAGGTGTAAGAGAGTTTCTGAAAGACAAACCCTTCTCAGATTACCAGGCCAGCCCATTCTTTGATAAATTCCTTCAATGGAAAGAGTACGAGAAACAGCCCATCAGTGACAAATACTTCTATGAGTTCAGAACTCTTGGCAAAGGAGGCTTCGGAGAGgtaagcatgctaacacttCTACATATATTTCTCTAGAAGTCTGTTTACACTGCTTTGAGTTGCGTAACTCTCCCAGTTCTTAAATATAATGGTGttttcaaatccaaaatgtgttttcacttaaataatatattagaAAAGATAAGAAAGGAGATACAAATGTGTGCTTCAGTAGAGAACTGTGGTGCATTATCAGTATTGATCTTTGCTTAAGAATATCCCTAAGCTGAAGTTGTGTATTAGCTTTAAAGCGTAAGGAAGGATATTGTAGGCAAGGTGATTACACCTTATGTAATCATGAGGATTTACCTAGACTCAAGGTCACCAAGAAGTCATGAGACATACAAGCATACCTCTTGAACCTCGAAAAAACATGGCTAATGTTTCATAAAGTaacaaatgcagaaaaataGTGGTCTTGCGTTGATAGAACTAACATGGTTTAAATAATACTGATGTTATTGTCTTGTCAACATCCAGATCTAGTTTTAATTCAGGCACAGAGATAACAGTAGATTGTATGTAAAAAGCCTTTAAAAGATTTGAGATTGATTAGAGATGTGTGAAGAAATTCAGAGGCACAGGGGACCCAGAACTGAGCCTTGAGGAACCTCTTTTATGACCTATTAGCAATAACCTTGAATATGCAGCCCAACATAAGGCAGCTTAATGAGACAAATAGTGTTAGGGAAGTGCTGTTGAGACATTGAACAATGATTACGGGAATGTTCCTAACCATATATTGTATGGATTACCATTTTTTTGTAGCTGTATGGGCAAACATTGCAACTCCAAGATaaaggctttttttgttgttgttgttgatgggaTGTATATATCTTGTAACTTactcaatcagaatcagaatacctttaatagtcccacagaggggaaatttacaatacatacatacatacatacatacatacatacatacatacatacatacatacatacatagatacatacatacatacatacatacatagatacatacatacatacatacatacatacatacatacatacatacatacatacatacatacatacatacatacatacatacatacatacaatagTGCAATACAGTGGATACACCTAGTCCTCTGTTTACAGGGAATGAATGAAACTATTAGTAAATTCTAAGTTAAGACAGGATGCAAATAGTAACCCAGATTTAAAGCTGGCAAGGTTCATGTTTGGTTGATTTATTGAACCAGTTTTAATCCAACCAATGTTATGGGGCATTATTTGTAATAATGTAAATTGTGGATCATGACATTTATGATGACATACATTGATGATTTATAggtattatttaaatgtatttattgagcCTTTATTCCATCTCCCCTTTAAACCAGAGAATGAGCAGCAGTCTCCTAATCAGTTTTTGTTTCCTGTAAACCTAACAACATCGGACCATTCTTTGTTTCTGTGGAAATGATTTCTAATAAATCAAAAGATAAATGCTTTGGCATTGATGATAGCATAGTTTAACAACTAATCTGTCTTTCTCAGGTGTGCGCTGTTCAGGTGAAGAACACAGGCCAGATGTATGCCTGCAAGAAGTTATGTAAAAAGCGACTGAAAAAGAAGGGTGGCGAGAAGATGGCCCTGTTAGAGAAGCAGATCCTGGAAAAGGTTAACAGTCTGTTTCTGGTCAACTTGGGCTACGCCTATGACACCAAGACCCACCTGTGCCTTGTCATGACCCTGATGAATGGAGGAGACCTCAGGTACCACATTTACAACATAGGCTATGATGGCAAGGGTGTGGACAAGGGCATTGAGATGAAGCGCATCATCCACTACACAGCGCAGATCACCACCGGCATTCTGCATTTGCACGAAATGAATGTTGTGTACCGTGACATGAAGCCGGAAAATGTGTTGCTGGATAGCTTTGGCCAGTGCCGACTTTCGGATTTGGGTCTGGCCGTAGAGCTTGTTCCAGAGAAGACCATAACCCAGATGGTAAGTACCAACAAAACTGGTTGAAAAACACTG contains these protein-coding regions:
- the grk7a gene encoding rhodopsin kinase grk7a — translated: MCDMGGLDNLVANTAYLKAQGGDDKEMKKRRRSLALPKPENCAAVRTSLEKDFSLLCERQPIGKKIFREFLANNPEFKLAADFLDDLYDWDLAEGPPKDKARQAIMTKYCKADSKNYLAFLTGEPADKCKAVTDATFEEVMKGKVQEGVREFLKDKPFSDYQASPFFDKFLQWKEYEKQPISDKYFYEFRTLGKGGFGEVCAVQVKNTGQMYACKKLCKKRLKKKGGEKMALLEKQILEKVNSLFLVNLGYAYDTKTHLCLVMTLMNGGDLRYHIYNIGYDGKGVDKGIEMKRIIHYTAQITTGILHLHEMNVVYRDMKPENVLLDSFGQCRLSDLGLAVELVPEKTITQMAGTGAYMAPELLTKTPYRTSVDWWALGCSIYEMVAGYTPFKGPESKKEKVEKEEVQRRIQNEEPKWEHKCFDAASKDIIQQFLKKKIEERLGMKNNMEDPRKHEWFKKINFPRLEAGLVEPPWVPKPNVVYAKDTDDIAEFSEIKGIEFDANDNKFFKEFSTGAVPIQWQTEMIETKLFDELNDPNRKAGGGGDPDDEKKSGTCILL